The Sesamum indicum cultivar Zhongzhi No. 13 linkage group LG6, S_indicum_v1.0, whole genome shotgun sequence genome has a segment encoding these proteins:
- the LOC105163167 gene encoding LOW QUALITY PROTEIN: cullin-1 (The sequence of the model RefSeq protein was modified relative to this genomic sequence to represent the inferred CDS: inserted 3 bases in 2 codons) codes for MLIWQIDQEHKGQQIDSALLKNVLDIFVEIGMGQMDYYENDLESAMLDDTAAYYSRKASDWIVEDSCPDYMLKAEECLKKEKDRVFHCLHSSSEAKLLEKVQNEXLVLYTNQLLEKEQSGCHVLLRDDKVEDLSRMYRLFQRIPKGLEHVANTFRQHVTVEGMVVIQQAEDAASHKIEKATGGQEQVLVPKVIELHDKYYAYVTDCFCNNSIFHKALKDAFETFCNKVIGGTSTPELLASFCDNILKKGGSDKLSDEAIEETLDKVVKLLAYVNDKDLFAEFYRKRLSRRLLFDRSANDDHEKTFFNKIEAAVCGRFTSKMEGMVTDITLARENQTWFQEYLSNNEAANPGMELTVTVPTTGFWPSYKLSDLXXXLFQVKCVEVFKEFYQTKTKHRKLAWIYSLGTCNINGKFEQKTVEQILGTFQAAVLLLFNNADRLSYSEITIQLNLGDDDLFRLLQSLSCAKYKILNKEPNTKSVSTNDYFEFNSKFTDKMRRIRIPLLSVDDRKKVVEDVDKDRRYAIDAAIVRIMKSHKVLGHQQLVLECVEQLSRMFKPDFXKRIEDLITRDYLERDKENPNLFRYLA; via the exons ATGCTTATATGGCAGATTGATCAAGAACATAAAGGACAGCAGATTGATAGTGCTTTGCTGAAGAATGTACTAGATATATTTGTTGAGATTGGAATGGGACAAATGgattattatgaaaatgacCTTGAAAGTGCAATGCTTGATGATACAGCTGCTTACTATTCACGAAAAGCTTCAGACTGGATTGTGGAAGATTCGTGTCCTGATTACATGTTGAAG GCAGAGGAGTGcttgaagaaggaaaaggacaGGGTTTTTCATTGCTTGCATTCAAGCAGTGAGGCAAAGCTTTTGGAG AAAGTGCAAAATG TGTTGGTACTATATACCAACCAGTTATTGGAGAAGGAGCAGTCCGGATGTCATGTTTTGCTCAGAGATGATAAG GTGGAGGATCTTTCCAGGATGTATAGGCTCTTCCAAAGAATTCCGAAGGGATTGGAGCATGTTGCAAACACATTCAGGCAG CATGTCACTGTTGAGGGCATGGTTGTTATCCAGCAGGCTGAAGATGCTGCAAGTCACAAG ATAGAGAAAGCCACTGGAGGACAAGAGCAG GTCCTTGTGCCAAAAGTGATCGAGCTTCATGACAAGTATTACGCATATGTGACTGATTGTTTTTGCAATAACTCCATATTTCACAAG GCTCTCAAGGACGCCTTTGAGACCTTCTGCAACAAAGTTATTGGTGGCACCTCAACTCCAGAGCTCTTGGCCTCGTTCTGTGATAATATTCTTAAGAAGGGTGGGAGTGACAAGCTTAGTGATGAAGCAATTGAGGAAACTCTGGACAAG GTGGTCAAGCTCCTTGCCTATGTCAACGATAAGGACCTCTTTGCTGAGTTCTATAG AAAAAGGCTATCTCGTCGGTTGCTTTTTGACAGAAGCGCCAATGATGACCACGAAAAGactttttttaacaaaattgaagCAGCAGTGTGTGGTCGATTCACTTCAAAGATGGAAGGAATG GTTACTGATATCACGCTGGCAAGGGAAAACCAGACTTGGTTCCAAGAATATCTTAGCAATAATGAAGCTGCTAACCCTGGAATGGAGTTAACTGTCACTGTTCCCACAACTGGATTTTGGCCAAGTTATAAATTGTCTGATCTGANNNNNN TCCTGTTTCAGGTGAAGTGCGTTGAGGTTTTCAAGGAGTTCTACCAAACGAAAACAAAACACAGGAAACTTGCATGGATTTATTCTTTGGGGACCTGCAACATAAATGGGAAGTTTGAGCAGAAAACCGTTGAGCAGATACTTGGAACTTTCCAG gCTGCCGTGCTGCTGCTGTTCAATAATGCAGATAGGCTGAGTTATTCAGAAATCACGATTCAGTTGAATTTGGGTGATGATGATTTATTTAGATTGCTTCAGTCACTTTCATGCGCCAAGTACAAGATCTTAAATAAGGAGCCAAATACGAAATCTGTGTCTACAAatgattattttgagtttaatTCGAAGTTCACAGACAAGATGAGGAGGATCAGG ATACCTCTACTCTCTGTGGATGATAGGAAAAAGGTAGTTGAAGATGTTGACAAGGATAGGCGTTATGCGATTGATGCTGCTATTGTTCGCATAATGAAAAGCCATAAAGTTTTGGGCCATCAACAGCTAGTCTTGGAGTGCGTTGAACAGTTGAGCCGCATGTTCAAG CCTGATTT AAAGAGAATTGAAGATCTGATAACACGAGACTACTTGGAAAGAGATAAAGAGAACCCCAACTTATTCAGGTATTTAGCTTGA